The nucleotide window GGATTATCTGGATCAATTTCTAAAGCTCTCTTTATTGTATTATAAGCCTCGTTTGTCCTTCCCATAAAAAGTAATGTCTCAGCTTTACCTTGATAGTAATATGGATCTTCAGGGTTTGCACTAATAGCCTTATTGAAATACTCAAGAGCTTGATCATATTTTCCCATTGTGAAATATGTGTAAGCTATTGCGTAGAGGTTTTTGTCATCGTTCAAGTTAGTCTTATATTCCTCAATCGCCTCATTGTATTTCTTCAATTGAAATAAAATATCACCTCTTAACTTATGAACTTCCGAAGAGTCGTCAATTTCTAAAGCTTTATTAACTTTTTCCAAAGCCTTTTCGTAGTCCTCCAGTTCATATAAGATGTTAGCCATATAGTAATAATATTTCTTTTCCTTATTTGGTAAATCCTTATCCATCTCCAATGAAAGTTGAAGTTCCTTTAATGCCCTCCTTATTAGTTTTTCATCACTAATATTATATCCTTCCATATATAGCGAATAGCCTAAAAGACAGTGATATTTTGCCTCATCCTTCTTAAGCCTTATTGCTTTTCTTAAGTTGTCTATTGCCCTTCTATATTTTCCAATCTTAAAATACACTAACCCCATTAGATAGTATAATTCAGGGTCATCTTTCTTTTGCTCTATTTCTTCTTTTATCCTCTTTAAGGCTTCATTATACTTTCCTCTATTTATTAGCTCTAATATTTCACTCATCTCCTCTTCATTAACTTCCCTTATTTAATAACGTTTTCTTTTGTTCACTAGTTTTATGTCTTCAATTTCTATATTAATATTAAGATAACCATTTATTTTTCAAATTCCACCCTACATGTATGGAAATTAACGTTGATCAGATTAATCTAATGACGAAGAAGGGTTTAAGAGGTGATTTGAAAAACTTTGAGAGTGTATTAGACTTTCTGGAGAAATACGGAAATGCAACCATAGTAAAATATGGTATGTATTCTTTAGTATTTCAAATTGCAATGAATAAGTTCATAGATATTTCGAAAGAATGTGAGGAGTGTGGAGGGAAGTGTTGTCAAATTGGTTATCCCGTACCCGTCTATGGATTTGATTATGAGGAGTTAAGAAATAAACTAAGTATGGAGGATTTGAAAAAATTGGAAAAAGTAGATAGTAACTTATTTTTGTTAAGAAGACCTTGTAAATTTCAAAAAGGATGGTATTGTAGTATTCATAAATTTAAACCATATGCGTGTCTCTCATATCCATTTGCGACGGAAGATGAGCAGAGGGACGCAATTAATTCATACGATGGAAAGGGTATTCCAGATTTTAAAGTACCTGAATATTGTAAAGCAGGGATGCGAGTAAAGCATATTATGAACCAAATTATTACTGATTTAACTAACAAATTGGGCAGACCACCTACTCCGAGAGAGCTATATAATGAGTTAAAATCAAGATATTATAAAAATGAGGAAACCACCAGTAAATGAACTGATGATTAAACCTTCAGTGGGCTGATTTTAACTAGGATATTTTTAAAAGTAGAAATTCACTATATTTAGTAGATATGAAAGCCCTTTCAACTCTTGCAATGGCTGTAATAATAATAGTTGTAATAGCTGTAGTGGCTGCTGCAGCATATCTGATTACCTCAAGTAGTCATCATCCCTCTATTTCAACGACAACTACACCGATTATAGCTACCAACACAACCGCACCAATTACATTAACAGTAGTCACATTTAGTGGGCAGTCTGCAAACTTTATCCAATACGCTGGTAACTTATTCCATCAACTACACCCAAATGTTCAAGTTGAAGTTATCCAATATCCATTTAGCGAGTACATTCAGAAAGAACTTACGGCACTTGAAGCTCATTCCTCCCAATATGATATTATAGGCTTCACTTCAACTTCTGCTCTAGATGTCGCATCATATTTGTTGCCTATAAACGAGTCAGTTTTCAATTTCTCCGACATAATATACCCTCAAGAAGATTTTGGAGGATTGTATTATAACGTATCCACTAATAAAACTGAAGTGATAGGTATCGCATATGAAACTGCAGTTTACTTAATGGCATATAATGCTACAATATTTAATAATCAAACCTTGGCACAAGAATTTGAACAAGAGTATCATATGAATTTTTCACCAATTACATATAAGAACTGGAGTGTAGTTTTAGATGTTGATCAATTCCTAACTTCACACCATATCACAAAATACGGTTTCCTAATAGACGATCATGTCGCACACGGAATTATTGACGCATTTCCTGCAGTATTTGGCTGGTATTATTTTAGAAATAATTCATTAAATATGGGTAATCCAGCAGGTTTACCTAACTATAACATAATGTTTGAGGGTAGAATATTACCAGGTTTTAATTATCCTCTACCATCGTTTAATTCTTCCTCTGGCGTGCAAGCTCTAATTACCTATAGGGAATTAGTAAGTTATGAGCCCAGTCCTTCACAGATTCAAATATCGTATGATAACCTACCAGCATTCTTCTCTCAAGGAGCTGGCGCATTTCTATTCACATCTCAATTAAGTTATATAAATAACTCTAAAGATGTACTACTCGCACCATTACCTGGGGGATATGCGGAAACCGGAACTGACTTTTTAGGAATTAGTAAGTACTCATCACATCCTCAATTAGCTCTAGAATTCTTGCAATTTTTAGTATCCCCTAAGGTGCAAGAGATTGCATTCCTAAAATATGGTAAATTCCCGATCTCTAAACAAGCGTTTCTTTCACTAATAAGCAACTCGTCACTTCCTTCTTATAAAAGGGAATGGCTGCAAGAGACTTATTACGCAGCGTTAAATGCCACAGCAAATCCACCAAATATTCCACAAACATATCCTGCATTAATTCCAAGCTTTAATAATGAGGCATTTCAGTTCTTAACTTCACCTCAATATAATGAGACATATGCTATGAACGTATTACAACAAGCTGCAAATGCATGGATTAAGGCACTTTCTTCATAGTAAAAGCTAATATTTTTTATTTTTATATCTTATTGATAGTTCGTGATTACGCTAAAGGAAGTTACGAAGTTTTTTGGGAGTTTTAAGGTTATAGACAGCATTAGCCTTAATGTGGAGAAAGGAGAATTTTTCGTAATTTTAGGTAAATCCGGTTCTGGCAAAACTACCTTGTTAAGACTAATTGCGGGTTTAGAAAAAGTTAGTAGTGGGAAAATACTTATTAGTAACGAAGACGTCACTGATTTACCACCCTCCAAGAGAGATATTGGGATGGTTTTTCAGAGTTATGCGTTATATCCAAATAAAAAAGTCTTTGAGAACTTGATGATTGCATTGGAAAATTCGGAAATTAACAAGAAGGATAAGGAGGAGAGAATTATAGAAATCTCGAAGCAACTCGAAATATATCATTTAATGGATAAATATCCAGCTCAACTCTCTGGAGGACAACAACAGAGAGTCGCTATAGCTAAAGCACTAGTGAAGAGACCAAAAGTATTATTGATGGACGAACCCTTATCTAACCTCGACGTACAGCTAAGGTATTCAGCGAGGAAATTAATCAAGAAAGTTCAAAAGGAGTTTAATATCACAACAATATATGTTACGCATGATTCAAATGAAGCCTTAGCAATTGCAGATAGAATTGGTGTAATTGATAAAGGTAGACTATTGCAAGTGGGAATACCTGAAGATATCTATAATAATCCATTAAGTAAAGAGGTAGCGTCTTTAGTTGGTAATCCTCCAATGAGTTTCGTTAAAATTGATGGGAAGATAATTGGCGTTAGACCAGATAACATCATTATAAAGGATAATGGAACGTATGAGGGAATTGTGAGTAATTGTGAATTTTGGGGTTCATACTATTTAATTTACATAGATTTCATCGATAATGAAGTTAAAGCTATAAGTAAGGAAAGGATTAAGGAGGGTTCTAAGGTTAAATTCGACTTCATTAGTTATAAGGTGTTTAGTAATGATTAAGTATTCTGTCCCTTATTTGGTATATATTGCAGTTTTTGGTATAATACCATTAATTCTAACCTTTGTTATCGTAGGCATTAATTTCTCAGGTGCAATAAAGTCTTCCTTTAGTGTTGCTCCTCCACCGGAAATAATATATAATACGTTTTTCTTCTCGTTATTCACAGCGGTGGTATCAACATTATTAGGATATATTCTAGCCATCACAGTTGATATATACCCTAAAAAATTACTAATTCTTTTAATATTACTACCATTTACAATACCATTTACGGCATCAGCATTGATATGGGTTATAAGTTTTTACGGAGGTTATGGATGGTTCACATACTTTTTGGGTATAAATTATGATCCATTATACTTTTCCAAAAGTGCATTATTTGCGGTAAGTCTAGTAAGTGCGTGGAGTTCTGTCCCCTTAGCCTTCCTTTTAATTTTGGCATCATTAAAGAGTATTCCAAAGGAGATCAAAGAGTCTTCTCAGATAGACGGTTTAACATTATCTCAGTATTATTTTAAAGTAGCATTTCCGTACTCATTAAAGGGGATCCTATTAGCCTTTTTGATAACCTTTGTCCTATCCATGGGTAACTTTGATTTACCTTATGTTATGACTCAAGGAGGTCCTGGGTTCTCTACAACAACATTACCTCTAATTGTATATTTTATGATGTTTCAGTACGATAACTTTTCCGGTGGAGCACTTTTCGCGTCTATTTTAGCGTTAATAGCTTCGATACCGGCAATCGGTGTAGCGTTATTAGTGAAAAGCAAGGGCTTCAGATTTTCTCTTCCAGCAATAAAAATTCCGGATAAAATATTTAAAATAATAGCGTTACTGATTTCTTTAATTATTATAATATTCTTAGACTTTCCTGTATATTGGATGGTATTAGTAGCTACCAGACCAAATACCTTAGATTTCTTAAAACCTCCAGTTTTAATTCCCAAGGAGTTTACTCTTTCATACCTAGTTTCGTCCTTAGAATCATCTGTTCCATACATTATATCTTCCATTATTGTATCATTAATCGTAGGTGTCCTTACAATACTTCTATCTAGTCTAGGAGCTTATGAGGGAGCAAGAAAGTTCTGGTTCTGGTTATTATTGTTATCAATTTACCTCTATGCCTTACCATCGACCTCTTACATTATTCCAGTATATTTAATGACGTCTGATTTACATTTAATAAACACTTGGATAGGACTGGCATTACCTTCGGCAATATTCACCGCCTCATTTGCCTTTTGGACGATGTTTAACTTTTACATAGATTTTCCAAAAGTGTACGAGGAAGCCGCTGAAATTGACGGCATGAAGAACAAAATACTAAAATTAATATTGCCGCTCTCAAGACCATTTCTAATTGCGACGTTTGTAATATCATTTACATTTGCATGGCACCTTCTATTCTATCCTTTAGTTCTGAGTGAGACTCCCTATCAAATGAACTTTCCACCAACTGGGAGTGAGACTGCAACAATTTTCGCTCTAAATGCCATAAGTCAAGGGTCAGTTAATTGGGCCTTATTAGCCTCATCAGCTCTAGTAGCATCATTACCTGTCGTAATAGTATCATATGTGGCGCAAGATTACATGTTAAGGGGCTTATACTCTGGTGGTGTTAAGGGAGCATGATAATTGATCAACTCGTTAACAATTACCGGGTTTACCGTTTATTAAGCAAACTTTTTAAGGTCTAATGTACCAGTTTTAGACACGATGAATACTAACTCTATCCTGATTGTATTAACTCTAGGATCTCTAATGGCTGCAGTGGATACTACAATAGTATTATTAGCACTTCCTACTATTACATCGAGCTTACATACCGACTTATTGTCGTCAATATGGGTGCTTTTAGCTTACATGATAGTTATTTCAGTTTTATCAACACAAGCTGGCAGAATAGGGGATTTATTTGGAAAAGGAAAGATCTATAATTTAGGATTTGTAATATTTACAGCAGCGTCAGCCTTATGTGGTATTTCAAGTAATATAGATATGCTGATTGTATTTAGAATTATACAAGCTATTGGTGGGTCAATGTTGGTGGCTAACAGTTCATCCATAGTGGCTGATGTTTTTCCACCTAATAGAAGAGGTAAGGCTTATGGAATAACTAGTTTAGGTTGGAACATAGGGGCGTTAGTGGGTATTGTTTTAGGTGGAGTTTTGACTACTTTCTTTGGCTGGCAATACATATTTTACATTAATGTACCGATTGGAATAGTCGCAGTCCTTTTAGGAGTAATGAACATTAAGGATATCAATAAGGTTAATACGAAACTGGATATGCTTGGAGCAATCCTTTTGGGCATTTCATTAGCATTAATATCGTTATCATTAATGTTTATTGCGGCATCTGGAATTTCTACTGATAATATTATAGAGTTAGCTTTAGGTGTAGCGTTAATACCATTTTTCCTATTAAATGAAACTAGGAGTAAATATCCTATATTAAATTTGAAAATATTTAAAATAAGGCTTTTAACGTATTCAATCTTAGCTAATTTCCTCCAAGGGATTGGAGGGCTTTCCTTGAGTTTCTTACTTATAATGTATCTTCAAGGCGTTAGAGGACTTAGCCCTTTAGATAGTTCCTTATTATTGACACCAGGTTATGTTATTGCTAGCATTTTAGCTCCATTTATGGGAAGAGTAGCGGATAGGGGAAAGCCGGGTATTGTAGCTGGTATAGGTTTGATGTTCATTTTCATTACCATGATTCTGTACTTCTTCTTACTAACACCGACTACTGACTATTATTTAATTGTAGGAATTAGTGCAATTACTGGTATAGGCTCTGCGATGTTTTGGCCGTCCAACTCAACTGCTATAATGTTTCATGCACCTAAAGAATATTACGGTTCGGTCTCGGGTTTATCCAGAACGTTAGGGAATATAGGTACTATTCTAAGTTACGTTTTAAGTATAGTAGTTGCAACTTTAAGTATACCCAGAAGTGTTGCCTTTGAGATATTCATAGGAACTACCACGTTGAATGGGGACGTCAGTGTAACGTTTGTTAATGGATTACATTTTGCTTTTCTCATATCTTCGATTATAATAGTAGTAGCTATGATATTCTCTTTTATGAGTGGGAAAACTCAAGAAAGTGCCATCAAATAGAATCCATTTTTATTAGTACTTTTATGTTAGGTAGTTCTATTACATATTTTCTGAACCACTCGTTAATATTGTCTATATAACCTACCTTATCCACTATTTTGTTAAATTTTTCTTGATTTTCACTAACTATCTTTATGGAATTTAAAAAATCATCTTTACTATATATTATTGAACCTCTAATTATTACTTCATTTCTAACTATAATATCTCTATTTAAACTGATCTGTTCATTATCTAATCCGGTAATTATTAACTCAGATCTAGCTATAGAATTTTTGAGAATTGACTGGGCTAGTACCATACTCTCTTGATTATTTATAGTATCTATCACTGCAACTCTGTCATCAAATTTTAATTCCTTAGTTGTTCTAAAGCCCTTCTCCTTAAGGATTTCTTCCTTTCTACTATCCTTCTCTATAACGAAAGTTTCTAATCCATTTATTTCAGCTACTATTGAAACCAGAGTTCCAGTGCTACCGCCTCCTATTATTATTACCTTCTCTATCTCTTTGTCTATCTTATTTAACGCAGCAACAGCAACTGCCGTAGGTTCTACTAAAGCTCCTAATTTCAAATCTAAGGTGTAGGGTATTCTAAACACGAAATCTTTAGGTACGTTGATATATTCCGCCATTCCGCCATCAGCATTAACTCCAATTGATATTTTATTTTTACAACTGTTATAAAATCCTCTTCTACAATTATTACAGTAACCGCACCAATAATTTGGGAAAATAGCTACCTTCTCCCCTTTTTCAGTTATCCCGGATA belongs to Saccharolobus solfataricus and includes:
- a CDS encoding ABC transporter substrate-binding protein, whose protein sequence is MKALSTLAMAVIIIVVIAVVAAAAYLITSSSHHPSISTTTTPIIATNTTAPITLTVVTFSGQSANFIQYAGNLFHQLHPNVQVEVIQYPFSEYIQKELTALEAHSSQYDIIGFTSTSALDVASYLLPINESVFNFSDIIYPQEDFGGLYYNVSTNKTEVIGIAYETAVYLMAYNATIFNNQTLAQEFEQEYHMNFSPITYKNWSVVLDVDQFLTSHHITKYGFLIDDHVAHGIIDAFPAVFGWYYFRNNSLNMGNPAGLPNYNIMFEGRILPGFNYPLPSFNSSSGVQALITYRELVSYEPSPSQIQISYDNLPAFFSQGAGAFLFTSQLSYINNSKDVLLAPLPGGYAETGTDFLGISKYSSHPQLALEFLQFLVSPKVQEIAFLKYGKFPISKQAFLSLISNSSLPSYKREWLQETYYAALNATANPPNIPQTYPALIPSFNNEAFQFLTSPQYNETYAMNVLQQAANAWIKALSS
- a CDS encoding ABC transporter permease subunit, translating into MIKYSVPYLVYIAVFGIIPLILTFVIVGINFSGAIKSSFSVAPPPEIIYNTFFFSLFTAVVSTLLGYILAITVDIYPKKLLILLILLPFTIPFTASALIWVISFYGGYGWFTYFLGINYDPLYFSKSALFAVSLVSAWSSVPLAFLLILASLKSIPKEIKESSQIDGLTLSQYYFKVAFPYSLKGILLAFLITFVLSMGNFDLPYVMTQGGPGFSTTTLPLIVYFMMFQYDNFSGGALFASILALIASIPAIGVALLVKSKGFRFSLPAIKIPDKIFKIIALLISLIIIIFLDFPVYWMVLVATRPNTLDFLKPPVLIPKEFTLSYLVSSLESSVPYIISSIIVSLIVGVLTILLSSLGAYEGARKFWFWLLLLSIYLYALPSTSYIIPVYLMTSDLHLINTWIGLALPSAIFTASFAFWTMFNFYIDFPKVYEEAAEIDGMKNKILKLILPLSRPFLIATFVISFTFAWHLLFYPLVLSETPYQMNFPPTGSETATIFALNAISQGSVNWALLASSALVASLPVVIVSYVAQDYMLRGLYSGGVKGA
- a CDS encoding YkgJ family cysteine cluster protein translates to MEINVDQINLMTKKGLRGDLKNFESVLDFLEKYGNATIVKYGMYSLVFQIAMNKFIDISKECEECGGKCCQIGYPVPVYGFDYEELRNKLSMEDLKKLEKVDSNLFLLRRPCKFQKGWYCSIHKFKPYACLSYPFATEDEQRDAINSYDGKGIPDFKVPEYCKAGMRVKHIMNQIITDLTNKLGRPPTPRELYNELKSRYYKNEETTSK
- a CDS encoding zinc-dependent alcohol dehydrogenase, which codes for MWKVFFINGNFVKENVRDELPKPNEVKVFPKYIGICGTDKNIYLGKKPVKEPLVLGHEISGITEKGEKVAIFPNYWCGYCNNCRRGFYNSCKNKISIGVNADGGMAEYINVPKDFVFRIPYTLDLKLGALVEPTAVAVAALNKIDKEIEKVIIIGGGSTGTLVSIVAEINGLETFVIEKDSRKEEILKEKGFRTTKELKFDDRVAVIDTINNQESMVLAQSILKNSIARSELIITGLDNEQISLNRDIIVRNEVIIRGSIIYSKDDFLNSIKIVSENQEKFNKIVDKVGYIDNINEWFRKYVIELPNIKVLIKMDSI
- a CDS encoding MFS transporter, which gives rise to MNTNSILIVLTLGSLMAAVDTTIVLLALPTITSSLHTDLLSSIWVLLAYMIVISVLSTQAGRIGDLFGKGKIYNLGFVIFTAASALCGISSNIDMLIVFRIIQAIGGSMLVANSSSIVADVFPPNRRGKAYGITSLGWNIGALVGIVLGGVLTTFFGWQYIFYINVPIGIVAVLLGVMNIKDINKVNTKLDMLGAILLGISLALISLSLMFIAASGISTDNIIELALGVALIPFFLLNETRSKYPILNLKIFKIRLLTYSILANFLQGIGGLSLSFLLIMYLQGVRGLSPLDSSLLLTPGYVIASILAPFMGRVADRGKPGIVAGIGLMFIFITMILYFFLLTPTTDYYLIVGISAITGIGSAMFWPSNSTAIMFHAPKEYYGSVSGLSRTLGNIGTILSYVLSIVVATLSIPRSVAFEIFIGTTTLNGDVSVTFVNGLHFAFLISSIIIVVAMIFSFMSGKTQESAIK
- a CDS encoding ABC transporter ATP-binding protein, whose protein sequence is MITLKEVTKFFGSFKVIDSISLNVEKGEFFVILGKSGSGKTTLLRLIAGLEKVSSGKILISNEDVTDLPPSKRDIGMVFQSYALYPNKKVFENLMIALENSEINKKDKEERIIEISKQLEIYHLMDKYPAQLSGGQQQRVAIAKALVKRPKVLLMDEPLSNLDVQLRYSARKLIKKVQKEFNITTIYVTHDSNEALAIADRIGVIDKGRLLQVGIPEDIYNNPLSKEVASLVGNPPMSFVKIDGKIIGVRPDNIIIKDNGTYEGIVSNCEFWGSYYLIYIDFIDNEVKAISKERIKEGSKVKFDFISYKVFSND
- a CDS encoding tetratricopeptide repeat protein, which gives rise to MSEILELINRGKYNEALKRIKEEIEQKKDDPELYYLMGLVYFKIGKYRRAIDNLRKAIRLKKDEAKYHCLLGYSLYMEGYNISDEKLIRRALKELQLSLEMDKDLPNKEKKYYYYMANILYELEDYEKALEKVNKALEIDDSSEVHKLRGDILFQLKKYNEAIEEYKTNLNDDKNLYAIAYTYFTMGKYDQALEYFNKAISANPEDPYYYQGKAETLLFMGRTNEAYNTIKRALEIDPDNPYIKLTEVEILTETNEKEAIKVLTEYLEEMEEFREIVCEEIREGKFKEKTKEVIEKVITKFC